From Macaca mulatta isolate MMU2019108-1 chromosome 1, T2T-MMU8v2.0, whole genome shotgun sequence, the proteins below share one genomic window:
- the PLA2G2D gene encoding group IID secretory phospholipase A2, which translates to MARDFQQLPPLLSAGIMQLALLCGLVVMAGVIPIQGGILSLNKMVKQVTGKMPLFFYWPYGCYCGPGGRGQPKDATDWCCQTHDCCYDHLKTHGCCIHTDHYRYSFSHGDIHCSDKGSWCEQQLCACDKEVAFCLKRNLDTYKKRLRFYWRPRCQGQTPGC; encoded by the exons ATGGCAAGAGACTTCCAGCAGCTGCCTCCACTGCTGTCTGCTGGGATCATGCAACTTGCCCTGCTGTGTGGGCTGGTGGTGATGGCTG GTGTGATTCCAATCCAGGGCGGGATCCTGAGCCTGAACAAGATGGTCAAGCAAGTGACTGGGAAAATGCCCCTTTTCTTCTACTGGCCCTACGGCTGTTACTGCGGACCAGGTGGCAGAGGCCAGCCCAAAGATGCCACGGACTG GTGCTGCCAGACCCATGACTGCTGCTACGACCACCTGAAGACCCACGGATGCTGCATCCACACGGACCATTACAGATACAGCTTTTCCCACGGGGACATCCACTGCT CTGACAAGGGAAGCTGGTGTGAGCAGCAGCTGTGTGCCTGTGACAAGGAGGTGGCCTTCTGCCTGAAGCGTAACCTGGACACCTACAAGAAGCGACTGCGTTTCTACTGGCGGCCCCGCTGCCAGGGGCAGACCCCTGGGTGCTAG